One window of Tenacibaculum maritimum NCIMB 2154 genomic DNA carries:
- a CDS encoding alpha/beta fold hydrolase produces MEGLLHSKIIGKGAPLLILHGYFGMGDNWKSHANKFADEGYQVHLLDQRNHGRSFHSDEFDYELMVDDLYFYISHYQLKKVSLLGHSMGGKTVMLFATKYPELVDRLIVADISPRMYPPHHHDILEGLNSIDFSIENTRKKVDAKLALLIPEIGVRQFLLKSVYWKNKGELAFRFNLKSLIENNNEVGEALPSFAVFEGKTLFLRGENSGYISSNESSIISAHFSNSKIITVLNAGHWLHAENPIDFYREVKEFLA; encoded by the coding sequence ATGGAAGGACTTTTGCATTCTAAAATCATTGGAAAAGGAGCGCCATTGCTAATTTTACATGGCTATTTCGGAATGGGAGATAATTGGAAGAGTCATGCAAATAAGTTTGCAGATGAGGGCTATCAAGTACACTTGCTGGACCAACGAAATCATGGACGTAGTTTTCATTCAGATGAGTTTGATTATGAATTAATGGTTGATGATTTGTATTTTTACATAAGTCATTACCAGCTTAAAAAAGTGTCATTACTAGGGCATTCTATGGGAGGCAAAACAGTAATGTTATTCGCTACAAAATACCCAGAGCTGGTGGATAGATTAATTGTAGCAGATATTTCTCCGAGAATGTATCCACCTCATCATCACGATATTTTAGAAGGATTAAACTCTATAGATTTCTCAATAGAAAATACACGAAAAAAAGTGGATGCTAAGCTGGCGTTATTGATTCCTGAAATAGGAGTGCGGCAGTTTTTGTTAAAGAGTGTTTATTGGAAAAATAAAGGAGAGCTAGCTTTTCGTTTTAATTTGAAGTCTCTAATAGAAAATAATAACGAGGTAGGAGAAGCTCTACCTTCATTTGCTGTTTTTGAAGGAAAAACATTATTCTTAAGAGGAGAAAATTCAGGATATATATCGAGTAATGAGTCATCTATTATAAGCGCACATTTTTCAAATTCGAAAATAATTACAGTTTTGAATGCAGGACATTGGTTGCATGCAGAAAACCCAATAGATTTTTATAGAGAGGTTAAAGAATTTTTAGCATAA
- the clpP gene encoding ATP-dependent Clp endopeptidase proteolytic subunit ClpP — protein sequence MDYGKEFEKYATKHHGISSTYLGKITSSLTPYIMEERQMNITQMDVFSRLMMDRIIFLGTGINDQVANVIQAQLLFLESVDANKDISIYINSPGGGVYAGLGIYDTMQFIKPDVATICTGMAASMGAVLMCAGEKGKRSALPHSRIMIHQPLGGAQGQASDIEITTREILKLKDELYQIIAHHSGQTIEKVHNDSDRDYWMKAAEAKAYGMVDEILTRK from the coding sequence ATGGATTACGGAAAAGAGTTTGAAAAATACGCAACAAAGCACCACGGAATAAGTAGTACATATTTAGGAAAAATAACAAGCAGTTTAACTCCATACATTATGGAAGAGCGTCAAATGAATATCACTCAAATGGATGTTTTTTCTCGCTTAATGATGGATAGAATTATCTTTTTAGGTACTGGAATTAATGATCAAGTAGCAAATGTAATTCAGGCGCAGTTGTTGTTCTTAGAAAGTGTAGATGCTAATAAGGATATCTCAATTTACATAAACTCTCCAGGAGGAGGAGTATATGCTGGGTTAGGAATTTATGATACAATGCAATTTATAAAACCAGATGTAGCTACCATTTGTACAGGTATGGCAGCTTCGATGGGGGCAGTATTAATGTGTGCAGGAGAAAAAGGAAAACGTTCAGCATTGCCACATTCAAGAATTATGATTCATCAACCGTTAGGAGGAGCACAAGGGCAAGCATCTGATATTGAAATTACAACACGAGAGATTTTAAAACTAAAAGATGAATTGTACCAAATAATAGCACATCATTCTGGGCAAACTATAGAAAAGGTTCACAATGATTCTGATAGAGACTACTGGATGAAAGCAGCAGAAGCAAAAGCCTATGGTATGGTAGATGAAATTTTAACTAGAAAATAA
- a CDS encoding phage holin family protein, whose translation MKLFLKILLTALVVVVLAKILPGIEVYDYVTALWVAVTISLLNIFVKPLLVIFTLPVTILTLGLFLFVINAIIIILAGRLVTGFVVNGFLIALLFSILLSIFRSFLFLLLKEDKK comes from the coding sequence ATGAAATTATTTTTAAAGATATTGTTAACAGCACTAGTGGTTGTTGTACTCGCAAAGATATTACCAGGAATTGAAGTTTATGATTACGTAACAGCTCTTTGGGTTGCAGTAACGATTTCGCTATTAAATATATTTGTAAAACCATTGTTAGTGATTTTTACCTTACCAGTAACTATTTTGACTCTAGGACTGTTTTTGTTTGTGATTAATGCGATCATCATAATACTAGCAGGAAGACTTGTTACAGGTTTTGTTGTAAATGGTTTTTTAATAGCACTATTATTTAGCATATTACTCTCTATATTTCGTTCTTTCTTGTTTTTATTACTAAAAGAAGATAAAAAATAA
- the tig gene encoding trigger factor produces MNITKENVDALNAVVKVDIVAEDYEAKVAKVLSDYRKNANIPGFRKGHVPMGMVKKQYGKSVMIDEVNKLLQESLNKFLVEEKLDILGNPLPRIQEDFNWDAGEFSFEFELGLAPEFDVNLKSKKKVTQYNIVANEELLDKEVENIQSRYGKMSTKEEVTEEANVTGTFTSEEKEINKKSTVSLKDIKGKTNLKKFVGAKVGDVLTLKTKNLFEDEHKLQGALGVAHDDVHGLDITVSFTIEEITEIELAELNQELFDKLFADGSVKTVTGLKGKIKEDAEKQFQQQADQQLLNAVTEHLVEETKFDLPKDFLQKWLQTAGEKQLTEEEAAEEYNKSEKGLRYQLIEGKIMKDNDIKLEYAELVDYAKGFIKAQMAQFGNMNPEEKELDDIAGRVLSNQEEAKRLQEQLISQKLVAFYKENLSFDTKEVSYEEFIKEVYK; encoded by the coding sequence ATGAATATTACAAAAGAAAACGTAGACGCATTAAATGCCGTTGTAAAAGTTGACATTGTTGCGGAGGACTATGAGGCCAAAGTAGCAAAAGTATTAAGCGATTACCGTAAAAATGCTAACATTCCAGGATTTAGAAAAGGTCATGTACCAATGGGGATGGTAAAGAAGCAATATGGTAAATCAGTGATGATTGATGAAGTGAATAAGCTTTTACAAGAATCTTTGAATAAGTTTTTAGTAGAAGAAAAATTAGATATTTTAGGAAACCCACTGCCAAGAATTCAAGAAGACTTTAATTGGGATGCTGGTGAATTTTCTTTTGAATTTGAATTAGGATTAGCTCCTGAGTTTGATGTAAATTTAAAATCAAAAAAGAAAGTAACGCAATATAACATTGTAGCAAATGAAGAGTTGCTAGATAAAGAAGTAGAAAATATTCAGTCTCGTTACGGAAAAATGTCAACTAAAGAGGAAGTTACAGAAGAAGCTAATGTAACTGGAACTTTTACCTCAGAAGAAAAAGAAATAAATAAAAAATCTACTGTATCATTAAAAGATATTAAAGGAAAAACAAATCTGAAAAAGTTTGTAGGAGCTAAAGTAGGAGATGTTTTAACTTTGAAAACAAAAAACCTATTTGAAGATGAGCATAAATTACAAGGAGCTTTAGGAGTTGCTCATGATGATGTTCATGGATTAGATATTACAGTATCTTTTACAATTGAAGAAATTACAGAAATAGAATTAGCGGAGCTAAATCAGGAGTTATTTGATAAATTATTTGCTGACGGAAGTGTAAAAACTGTAACAGGATTAAAAGGGAAAATTAAAGAAGACGCAGAAAAGCAATTTCAACAACAAGCAGACCAACAGTTATTAAATGCTGTTACAGAACATTTAGTGGAAGAAACAAAATTTGATTTACCAAAAGATTTCTTGCAAAAATGGTTACAAACTGCTGGAGAAAAACAACTAACTGAGGAGGAAGCTGCTGAAGAGTATAACAAATCAGAAAAAGGATTGCGTTACCAATTAATCGAAGGAAAGATTATGAAGGATAACGATATCAAATTAGAGTATGCAGAATTAGTAGATTATGCAAAAGGATTTATTAAGGCGCAAATGGCTCAATTTGGTAATATGAATCCAGAAGAAAAAGAGCTAGACGATATTGCTGGTAGAGTTTTATCAAATCAAGAAGAAGCAAAGCGTTTGCAAGAGCAATTAATCTCTCAAAAATTAGTAGCTTTTTATAAAGAAAACTTAAGTTTTGATACTAAAGAAGTGTCTTACGAAGAGTTTATAAAAGAAGTATATAAATAA
- the clpX gene encoding ATP-dependent Clp protease ATP-binding subunit ClpX, which translates to MSKEENLQCSFCGRKKPETDLLIAGMDAHICDKCIEQAHGIVEEEIEEAKTNSLSSDLILKKPKEIKHFLDEYIIGQDETKRSMSVAVYNHYKRLLQEKDVENEVEIEKSNIVLVGETGTGKTLVARTIAKMLNVPFSIVDATVLTQAGYVGEDVESILSRLLQAADYDVEKAERGIVFIDEIDKIARKGDNPSITRDVSGEGVQQALLKLLEGSVVNVAPKGGRKHPEQKFIEVNTKDILFIAGGAFSGIERIISKRLNMQAVGYSASLDEDKIDEENLLQYIIPADLKSFGLIPEIIGRLPVLSHMNPLDGATLRAILTEPKNSIIKQYEKLFAMDDVAFSMTEEALSYIVDKAVEYKLGARGLRSLCEAILTDAMFELPSSEENEFNVTKEYAESKLTKSALKKLRAAS; encoded by the coding sequence ATGTCGAAAGAAGAAAACTTACAATGTTCCTTTTGTGGACGAAAAAAACCAGAAACAGATTTGTTAATTGCTGGCATGGATGCACATATTTGCGATAAGTGTATTGAACAAGCGCATGGAATTGTAGAGGAAGAAATAGAAGAAGCTAAAACGAATAGTTTATCGAGTGATTTAATATTAAAAAAACCTAAAGAGATTAAGCATTTTTTAGATGAATATATTATAGGTCAGGATGAAACTAAAAGGTCAATGTCAGTAGCAGTTTATAATCATTATAAAAGGTTATTGCAAGAAAAGGACGTAGAAAATGAAGTAGAAATAGAAAAATCTAATATTGTTTTAGTAGGAGAAACAGGAACAGGAAAAACATTGGTAGCGCGTACAATTGCTAAGATGTTAAATGTGCCATTCTCTATAGTAGATGCTACTGTTTTAACGCAAGCTGGTTATGTAGGTGAGGATGTAGAAAGTATTTTAAGTCGCTTATTACAAGCAGCAGATTACGATGTAGAAAAAGCAGAAAGAGGAATTGTTTTTATAGACGAAATAGATAAGATAGCTCGTAAAGGAGATAATCCATCTATTACAAGAGATGTTTCAGGAGAAGGAGTACAACAGGCTTTGTTAAAGCTATTGGAAGGATCTGTTGTTAATGTAGCTCCAAAAGGAGGAAGAAAACACCCAGAACAAAAATTTATAGAAGTAAACACTAAAGATATTTTGTTTATAGCAGGAGGCGCTTTTTCAGGAATAGAAAGAATTATAAGCAAACGTTTGAATATGCAAGCTGTTGGTTATAGCGCTTCTTTAGATGAAGATAAAATAGATGAAGAAAACCTGTTGCAATATATCATTCCTGCAGATTTAAAATCATTTGGGTTAATTCCTGAAATTATTGGACGATTGCCTGTTTTGAGCCATATGAACCCATTGGATGGAGCAACATTACGCGCTATTTTAACAGAGCCTAAAAACTCGATCATAAAGCAATATGAAAAATTATTTGCAATGGATGATGTAGCATTTTCTATGACAGAAGAAGCGTTATCATATATTGTAGATAAAGCAGTGGAATATAAATTAGGGGCTCGTGGTTTACGATCATTATGCGAGGCTATTTTAACGGATGCAATGTTTGAATTGCCTAGCTCTGAAGAAAATGAATTTAACGTTACCAAAGAGTATGCTGAAAGTAAATTAACGAAATCGGCACTGAAAAAATTGAGAGCAGCTTCTTAA